The Allocoprobacillus halotolerans nucleotide sequence ATGACTTTATCAAGCAATGAAGAATCAAATTCAACAGTATGACCATCAATATTCATCGATACAAGAGCTGGCATGTCATCAATAACTCCAACAGGCAGAAAGATATCAGTAGAAACCGAATCCTTTTGAATCTTCCTTTTATTTTTATAGAAAGAGCTGAGAGCAAGATGATGTTCATCACAGTATTTATTAACAGTGAGTCCACTGTTCAGCTGATCATCAATGATCTTTTTCCAATCATATTTCATGTAGCTAAACCTCCTTTTCAATTGGTAGTTACATTTTATATGATTTGTTTTATAAATATCAGTGCTATTTCATTTGACGCTTACGATTATTTTGCTTATTACAATTATATAACTCTTAAATTTAACACATTTTTTTACACTATATATGCATAAATAAAAAAATAGAAACCATGATTACCTCAATTATTAAAAAATATGAGATAAAAGTTTCTATTATTAAACAGTCTACTTATTAGATATCGCATTAAAATGATGTCTTTATTAATGCTCTAAAAATATTCAAACTAATGTTAATACACGATTATCTGTATATAAGGAGATTTAAATTATGAGAATAGATAAGATATCAAATGAATTTATTATAAAACGAGTAAATAAAACTTCTGATGAAGATTATATAAAAGCTCTGAAAATCTATAATGATACAACTCCTTATGAAATAAAAACAAATTCAAATGAAATAACGTATTGGATACAGAAAAGTAGAGAAAACAATAACCCTTTTGAAGTTATTGCTTTTGTTTTATATTTCAATGATAAAGTGATTGGTTTATCTATGACTACATATCTTAAAAATTCAAAAATTGTAATAGATGAATATCTAGCTACATATGATCAATTTAGGGTTAATACAGTTTTTCTTATTTATTTTAGTTTGATTCAGAATTATTACTCAACAAATAATTTTAATGTATCTTATTATGTTACTGAAATAAGCAATAAAGAAGACGGAAAAGCCATAAATAAAGAAAGTAGAATTTCAATTAAAATATTGTGTCTTGAAGACTTTGGAAAAATTGATGCACCTTATTATGTCTTGCCACTTGGCTTAGATAATTATGAAAGTTCTTTTCAAGCATTTTTATATATAAAATCAAATGATAATATGCCTTTAATGAATAATGTTACTTATTTAAATATAGTACATTCAATTTATTATGATTATTTTTATAATTGGTATATGCCTTTAATGACTCCTGAAAATTTAGATGTATATAAGAATCAAATTGATATCTTTTATGATAAGATACAAAATAATCTCTTAAAAAACAAAACATCAAATGTTAAAATATTAACTAATGCGTGTTCAGTACTAGAAAACTATAAAGATGATACTTCTGGAGCCTTACCACAAATTAGATCAAAAAAAGAAATACTCTTATTTTATTTACATTCATTATTTTATTGCCATTATTTATTATAATAGTATATACCTATGTACTAAAATATCTACGTATTTCTTTAGATATAACAATAGGATCTATTTGTAGTGCTGTTATTGCATCTATAACTACTTTTATTATTTCAAAGAAGAAATAGATATAATTATTTTTTGCAAATCATGATATTGTTATTTCCATGATTTTTTATAAATGGAATTTGTTTGCATACTTTATCTAGAATATTTCCCATATTCACAGCATTGGTATCACAAATAAAATGCGAAAGTAAGCCATCACAAATATGAAATGGGATTTTTTTCAAAACATTAAAATTCAATTCATTTAAAATTCTT carries:
- the tnpA gene encoding IS66 family insertion sequence element accessory protein TnpA, whose product is MKYDWKKIIDDQLNSGLTVNKYCDEHHLALSSFYKNKRKIQKDSVSTDIFLPVGVIDDMPALVSMNIDGHTVEFDSSLLDKVIGALK